A genome region from Chengkuizengella sp. SCS-71B includes the following:
- a CDS encoding YheC/YheD family protein gives MKFNNLGIMVSDLNTALSIDGQNFFKRLCVFGLKLKMTVFIFALNQIQWEKNQLTGVIYKNKTWITETFPIPALIYDRCFIKSREQYLLYRKQLSMLKNITEVQLLGNRLKDKWSVYHLLKLDPFIKNVLPKTELYNIGTLNLWLNHQNELILKPISGSHGKGILHIKKNDHNHYIIQGRDKKNIPIDVTYEQYSSLVNNIQQFIQNRKYVIQQYLQLKTKSNTSFDIRALVQKNGSGYWQFTGMAVRCGQPGSLTSNLHGGGLVKEVRPFLINEYGEAKTLEIMNSIREIVEQLPTVLETHFGRLSELGIDLGVDSLGKVWLLEANSKPGRSIFNHLKDENLKNTSIQLPIYYANYLLQRHIGG, from the coding sequence ATGAAGTTCAACAATTTGGGAATCATGGTCAGTGATTTGAACACAGCTCTTTCCATCGATGGTCAAAATTTCTTTAAACGATTATGTGTATTTGGTTTAAAACTTAAAATGACAGTTTTTATTTTTGCACTTAATCAAATTCAATGGGAGAAAAATCAACTGACAGGAGTTATATATAAAAACAAAACGTGGATAACAGAAACTTTCCCAATACCTGCCCTAATTTATGACCGCTGTTTCATAAAAAGTCGAGAGCAATATTTACTATATCGTAAACAATTATCGATGCTTAAAAATATCACAGAGGTCCAATTATTAGGAAATCGATTAAAGGATAAATGGAGTGTATATCATCTACTGAAATTAGATCCCTTTATAAAAAATGTTTTACCAAAAACAGAATTATATAACATCGGGACTCTAAATCTATGGTTGAATCATCAAAATGAACTCATTTTAAAACCCATCAGTGGAAGTCATGGAAAAGGAATTCTTCATATTAAAAAAAATGATCATAATCATTACATCATTCAAGGTCGTGATAAGAAAAATATTCCAATTGATGTTACTTACGAACAATATTCTTCTCTGGTAAATAACATTCAACAATTTATTCAAAATCGAAAATATGTTATTCAACAATATTTACAATTAAAAACGAAATCAAATACTTCATTTGATATTAGAGCATTAGTACAGAAAAACGGAAGTGGTTATTGGCAGTTTACTGGAATGGCAGTTAGATGTGGTCAACCAGGTAGCCTAACATCCAATCTACACGGTGGAGGGTTGGTTAAGGAAGTTCGCCCCTTTCTTATCAATGAATACGGAGAAGCAAAAACGCTGGAAATCATGAACAGTATCCGTGAAATCGTAGAACAACTGCCAACCGTACTGGAAACTCACTTTGGACGTCTAAGTGAACTTGGGATTGATTTAGGTGTTGATTCATTAGGAAAAGTCTGGTTGCTTGAAGCCAATTCAAAACCTGGCAGATCCATATTTAATCATTTAAAAGACGAAAACTTAAAAAATACATCGATACAGCTTCCAATATATTATGCTAATTATTTGCTTCAACGACATATAGGAGGGTAA
- a CDS encoding YheC/YheD family protein — protein sequence MIDKIITIYIQNKTSLFHDQYLILLSESLMEKGKIPTNHPINLKFGSKNIYVKVLPSKRTNALIINEHLAKQLGIYHKSKLRIQYSSSTLTIGPFIGVLLSHRTKQMHSKPFGSNTIFCQELSDASKLQGAFVCFFTPKDINIDSNKIDGWTYYGGWKKRSLPIPNTIYNRLSTRRQENKSSVQHFMKEVKSKYHTQIFNEKFLDKTEVYDALSKSKNLQKYLPESYLLKNYTMLKMMCSKYSTVFLKPSQGSLGRGIIRITRQSNGAYLCHFANVNGSHSEKFSSLRKVYSKISGKLKSKKYQIQQGISLIKVNHRPIDFRALVQKNLYGEWEITSIVGRIASNNHFVSNLARGGTLSTVREALMKSNLPKQEVRNTIHRLNQSALKIVEGLEEKIPNHFAELGVDLSIDVNGKVWMIEVNSKPSKSNHTSLNENKIRPSVKKIIQYARYLTFE from the coding sequence ATGATTGATAAAATTATCACAATTTATATACAAAACAAAACTTCATTGTTTCATGACCAATATTTAATTTTGCTTAGTGAATCTTTGATGGAAAAAGGAAAGATACCAACAAACCATCCAATTAATCTTAAATTTGGCTCAAAAAATATATATGTAAAAGTTCTACCGTCAAAACGAACCAATGCGTTAATTATCAATGAACACTTAGCTAAACAGCTAGGGATATATCATAAATCTAAATTAAGAATCCAGTACAGTTCTTCGACACTTACCATAGGTCCTTTTATTGGTGTTTTACTTAGCCATCGCACAAAACAGATGCATTCAAAACCTTTTGGATCTAATACAATTTTTTGTCAGGAACTTTCTGATGCTAGTAAACTTCAAGGAGCATTTGTTTGTTTTTTTACCCCCAAAGATATTAACATTGATTCTAACAAAATTGATGGTTGGACTTATTACGGTGGCTGGAAAAAGAGAAGTTTGCCTATTCCAAATACCATTTATAATCGCTTAAGCACACGTAGACAAGAGAACAAATCAAGCGTACAACATTTTATGAAAGAAGTAAAATCCAAATATCATACTCAAATATTTAATGAAAAATTTTTAGATAAAACAGAAGTTTATGACGCTTTATCTAAAAGCAAAAACCTGCAAAAATATTTACCAGAGTCTTATTTGTTAAAAAACTATACTATGTTGAAAATGATGTGCAGCAAGTATAGTACAGTATTTTTGAAACCTTCACAAGGTAGTTTAGGAAGAGGGATCATACGAATCACTAGGCAGTCCAATGGTGCTTATCTGTGCCATTTTGCAAATGTTAATGGATCGCATTCTGAGAAGTTTAGTAGTCTGAGAAAAGTATATTCAAAAATTTCTGGAAAATTAAAGTCAAAGAAATACCAAATTCAACAAGGAATTTCTTTAATAAAAGTGAACCATCGCCCCATTGATTTTCGTGCATTAGTACAAAAAAATTTATATGGTGAATGGGAGATCACTTCGATCGTAGGGCGTATCGCCAGCAATAACCATTTTGTCTCTAACTTAGCACGAGGTGGAACGTTAAGCACTGTTAGAGAAGCTTTAATGAAGTCAAACTTGCCAAAACAAGAAGTGAGAAACACGATCCATAGACTCAACCAATCTGCTTTAAAAATTGTTGAAGGACTAGAAGAAAAGATTCCAAATCATTTTGCTGAACTGGGTGTTGATTTATCCATTGATGTAAATGGGAAGGTATGGATGATTGAAGTTAATTCAAAACCCTCAAAAAGTAATCATACATCACTGAATGAAAATAAGATCCGACCTTCTGTAAAAAAAATCATTCAATATGCACGTTATTTAACTTTTGAATGA
- a CDS encoding DUF445 domain-containing protein, whose amino-acid sequence MNTLVLLFASIIIGACIGGLTNYLAIKMLFYPRKAIYLFKKKVPFTPGLIPKRKDEIAESLGRVVGDYLVTSESLSDLLTSPEFKRKIETKCNIWFHDLLEQEVDLEDLAMRFWTKEQIEEWRGKSTEWVNSITNKGIEWLWVEKNLSSKTFVDLIPTWNDQKREKWAQIAADYILLEIGRELQTERGERILQNLTGQFMEQAGGLMGTLAGLFMDGQKITSKIKTVVLEQLDSPTVNHTLYQFLNHKISDWEKKDLSEWMDQISDQEDHLNWLREKSSEVLKWEEWLNTLMEKPLQPILQSNKQWILDQIPVVLTFLLGQLSKNVEQIVSAIELPQLVQSEVNNFPIERVEEIVLSVSGKEFRAITWLGAFLGGMIGLVQYVLIISYT is encoded by the coding sequence ATGAATACACTAGTGTTGTTATTTGCAAGTATTATTATAGGAGCTTGTATCGGTGGATTAACAAATTACTTAGCGATAAAGATGTTGTTTTATCCACGAAAAGCCATTTATTTGTTTAAGAAAAAGGTTCCCTTCACTCCGGGATTGATCCCTAAACGAAAAGATGAAATAGCCGAATCACTTGGTAGAGTGGTTGGTGATTATCTTGTGACCTCAGAAAGTTTAAGTGATTTGCTAACGAGTCCAGAATTTAAAAGAAAAATAGAAACAAAGTGTAATATATGGTTCCATGATCTGTTGGAACAAGAGGTTGATTTAGAGGATTTAGCAATGCGTTTCTGGACCAAAGAGCAAATTGAAGAATGGAGGGGCAAAAGTACAGAATGGGTAAATTCTATAACGAATAAAGGAATTGAATGGTTATGGGTTGAGAAAAATTTGTCTTCAAAGACATTCGTAGATTTAATTCCAACTTGGAATGACCAGAAAAGGGAGAAATGGGCACAAATTGCTGCAGATTACATTTTGTTGGAAATTGGAAGAGAACTTCAGACAGAGCGTGGAGAAAGGATACTGCAAAATCTAACAGGTCAGTTTATGGAACAAGCAGGTGGACTAATGGGAACTTTGGCGGGTCTGTTTATGGATGGGCAAAAAATAACATCAAAGATAAAAACAGTTGTATTGGAGCAGCTTGATTCACCAACAGTAAACCATACATTATATCAGTTTCTAAATCATAAGATTAGTGACTGGGAGAAAAAAGATTTATCAGAGTGGATGGATCAAATATCAGATCAAGAAGATCATTTAAATTGGTTAAGAGAAAAATCCAGTGAGGTTCTAAAGTGGGAAGAATGGTTGAATACGTTGATGGAAAAACCATTACAACCCATATTACAAAGTAATAAACAATGGATCTTAGATCAAATTCCTGTTGTGTTAACCTTTTTATTGGGTCAGCTTAGTAAGAACGTAGAACAAATTGTTTCAGCAATTGAACTGCCTCAATTAGTGCAGTCAGAGGTTAATAATTTCCCTATAGAACGAGTAGAAGAAATTGTTTTAAGTGTTTCTGGAAAAGAGTTTCGAGCAATTACTTGGTTAGGGGCGTTCTTAGGCGGAATGATTGGATTAGTACAATATGTATTGATCATATCTTATACTTAG
- a CDS encoding YlbF family regulator produces MKMNIYDKAHELAKVLKESDEVKQLNEVRVEIEKNEEASKMLQDFTTVQNELQQKMMSGEQPSEEEMGKIQKLYEVLQLNPLLSQLFQSEQRVGVILQDVHKIINEPLQGSSS; encoded by the coding sequence ATGAAGATGAATATTTATGATAAAGCTCATGAATTAGCAAAAGTGTTAAAAGAAAGTGATGAGGTAAAACAATTAAATGAAGTAAGAGTAGAAATTGAAAAGAACGAGGAAGCAAGTAAAATGCTGCAAGATTTTACAACCGTTCAGAACGAATTACAGCAAAAAATGATGAGTGGTGAACAGCCATCTGAGGAAGAGATGGGAAAAATTCAAAAATTATATGAAGTCTTGCAGCTAAATCCACTTTTGTCTCAATTGTTTCAATCAGAACAGCGTGTAGGTGTGATTCTTCAGGATGTCCATAAGATTATTAATGAACCGCTACAAGGATCAAGTTCATAA
- a CDS encoding DRTGG domain-containing protein, giving the protein MKNVENTSKTKHEQILEHIESLDIGAKISVRQIAKSLEVSEGTAYRAIKDAEIQGLVSTKERIGTIRIEKKNRMNIDQLTFADVVSIVDGSVLGGAQGLDKPLNKFVIGAMKLEAMMRYVDPDSLLIVGNRDQVHKIALEHGAGVLITGGFDAKSDVKKLADQMELPLISSSYDSFTVASMINRAIYDRLIKKKIMLVEDMIYVKKSDVFVLKSNHTVKDMQELAEKSGHSRFPIVDEWNRVTGMITSKDMIGAQKNQTLDKYMTRNPITVNLQTSITSAAHMMVWEGIELLPVVDHHRKLLGVISRKDVLHALQHLQKQPQMGETFENLIWSGFEQERNNDGELQFHGEITPQMTSQLGTVSEGVLTTLMTKSAYQAISDVKKGDYVLDNISTYFVRPLQIDSHIKICPGIIEVSRKFAKVEVQIFHEFDLICKAMLTAQIIDS; this is encoded by the coding sequence TTGAAAAATGTAGAGAATACAAGTAAAACTAAACATGAACAAATTTTAGAACATATAGAGAGTCTTGATATTGGAGCAAAAATTTCCGTTAGACAAATCGCAAAAAGTCTAGAAGTCAGTGAAGGAACAGCATACCGAGCCATAAAAGATGCTGAAATTCAGGGCTTAGTAAGTACAAAAGAACGAATAGGTACCATAAGAATAGAAAAGAAGAATCGCATGAACATCGATCAGCTTACCTTTGCTGATGTTGTAAGTATTGTTGATGGAAGTGTACTGGGGGGCGCCCAAGGATTAGACAAACCATTGAATAAATTTGTGATTGGTGCCATGAAATTGGAAGCCATGATGAGATATGTTGATCCTGATAGTTTATTAATTGTGGGTAATCGAGATCAAGTACATAAGATTGCATTGGAACACGGTGCTGGAGTGTTAATTACTGGTGGATTTGATGCCAAAAGTGATGTGAAAAAGTTAGCAGATCAAATGGAGCTGCCTTTAATTTCATCTAGTTACGATTCTTTTACAGTAGCTTCAATGATTAATCGGGCTATTTACGATCGATTAATTAAAAAGAAAATCATGTTAGTTGAAGATATGATTTATGTAAAAAAATCGGATGTATTTGTTTTGAAAAGCAATCATACGGTGAAGGATATGCAAGAACTTGCTGAAAAATCTGGACATAGCAGATTCCCAATTGTAGATGAGTGGAATCGCGTAACAGGCATGATTACTTCTAAAGATATGATTGGTGCTCAAAAAAATCAAACCTTAGACAAATATATGACTAGGAATCCAATTACCGTAAATCTTCAAACCTCTATCACTTCTGCTGCTCATATGATGGTTTGGGAAGGAATAGAACTACTACCAGTTGTAGATCACCATCGAAAATTACTTGGAGTCATTAGCAGGAAAGATGTTTTACATGCATTACAACATCTTCAAAAACAACCTCAAATGGGGGAAACGTTTGAAAATCTCATTTGGTCAGGTTTTGAACAGGAACGTAACAACGATGGGGAATTACAATTTCATGGTGAAATCACCCCTCAGATGACAAGTCAACTAGGTACCGTTTCTGAAGGTGTGCTTACCACTTTAATGACAAAATCAGCTTATCAGGCCATAAGTGATGTTAAAAAAGGAGATTATGTATTAGATAATATCTCCACTTATTTTGTAAGACCTTTGCAGATTGATAGTCATATAAAAATATGCCCTGGAATTATAGAAGTTAGTAGAAAGTTTGCAAAAGTAGAAGTTCAGATTTTTCATGAATTTGATTTAATCTGCAAAGCGATGTTAACTGCTCAAATTATTGATTCATAA
- a CDS encoding YtpI family protein, which translates to MDFLNLIPLIIVLVAAWLSFYFSMKARRTKDAKQQGLMRSRMNMSIGVGLITIACIQLFLFEFTWTRFIVGIIFLLLGIANIYGGIRNHVQIMKFMNQ; encoded by the coding sequence ATGGATTTTCTCAATTTAATACCTTTAATTATTGTATTAGTAGCTGCGTGGCTTTCCTTTTATTTCAGTATGAAGGCAAGGCGTACAAAGGATGCCAAACAACAAGGGCTGATGAGATCACGCATGAACATGAGTATAGGAGTAGGATTAATAACCATTGCTTGTATACAGTTATTTTTATTTGAGTTCACTTGGACTCGTTTCATTGTAGGTATTATATTCTTGTTGTTAGGTATAGCTAATATATACGGCGGCATCCGCAATCATGTACAAATTATGAAGTTTATGAATCAATAA
- a CDS encoding YtrH family sporulation protein, with protein MGNLLTKMITDYMIAFGVVLGASLLAGIAATLTLQPPSFTMQEVAKNVKIWAVVVAIGGTIDPLRLIESNVVDGHLSPAIKQILQIISAFIGAQSGTTLMLWLSNGGDSS; from the coding sequence ATGGGTAATTTATTAACTAAAATGATTACTGATTATATGATTGCATTTGGGGTTGTACTTGGTGCTAGTTTATTGGCAGGAATAGCTGCTACACTGACGTTGCAGCCGCCTTCTTTTACGATGCAAGAAGTAGCAAAAAACGTGAAAATATGGGCAGTAGTTGTAGCTATAGGAGGAACAATTGATCCACTGCGTCTAATAGAAAGTAACGTCGTGGACGGTCATCTTTCACCTGCAATCAAACAAATATTACAAATTATCAGCGCCTTTATAGGGGCTCAATCAGGTACAACTCTCATGTTATGGTTAAGTAATGGAGGAGATTCCTCTTGA
- a CDS encoding DNA polymerase III subunit alpha yields the protein MESFTHLHVHSEYSLLDGAARIDELTKRASELSMSALALTDHGVMYGALPFYKSCLKNNIKPIIGCEVYFTAESLHEKKSRKESPIYHLILLCKNEKGYQNLMKICSIAHLKGHHYKPRIDEQYLKQHAEGLICLSACLGGEVSQHLLHEEWDKAQKAAKRYHSIFGEDFYLELQDHGVFEQKKVLNNMIKLSREMGIQLVATNDVHYIKQEDYSVQDVLICIGTGKTLEDSHRMKFQTDQLYLKSQSEMNDLFSFVPEAIHNTKVIENKCNLQLELGASILPQYAPIPEGFNSYTYLNMLCEEGLLRRYKGLQAWENQSFQAKVKERLDYELRVIQKMGYSDYFLIVWDFIRFAHEKNIMTGPGRGSSAGSLVAYVLNITNVDPIRYQLLFERFLNPERISMPDIDIDFSDERREEVIEYVVQKYGSEHVAQIITFGTMAAKAAVRDVGRVLNFPYQEVDKTAKMIPNQLGITIDKAISYNPDLKSVYERNEKITELLNMASKVEGFPRHVSTHAAGVVISKEPLTNYVPLQEGTDLIPLTQYPMEQLESIGLLKMDFLGLRTLSIIERTLDWIKQQFDVDIDLEKLNVNDATTYEMLSKGETTGIFQLESSGVRRVLKELKPSEFEDIISVLALYRPGPMEFIPKYIQGKHKQIKVEYPHSSLKTILSDTYGIIVYQEQIMQIASKMAGFSLGEADLLRRAVSKKKREELIKQREVFVTGSINEGYAETEANKVYDMIVRFADYGFPRAHATAYGVLAFQTAFLKAHYPVQFMSAMLTSVIGNQGKLAEYIDECRRMNIKVLPPDVNESDILFTPVTKKNSNDQWKGKIRFGLAAIKNVGTTAMKSIINERQISPFEDLLDFCKKVDLKACNTRVIESLVLSGAFDFLPGHRAQLLAMLDETVDAAMKWKKEREDLQIHLFGLTEEMNWTIEYPDVLAFTETQRLEQEREMLGFFVSGHPLDAFQEKIAKLNTDEIHLLGEIKENTNAKVVGMITSFRMILTKKGQQMAFMELEDRIAKIEAVIFPETWKKYGKNIEKGNIVYLEGKIQHQDEGVKILAQCVFSINDINQQIVIKESPKQEYSEKKKKNKLNNKQQVYIKIMEMNQSVEKLVKLKKMLKNHSGPLEVILFYEQTHKVVALNESFNIKPSQELFTAIEAFLGKGTVKVR from the coding sequence ATGGAAAGCTTTACTCATCTTCACGTACATAGTGAATATAGTTTATTGGACGGAGCAGCTCGTATTGATGAATTAACGAAAAGAGCTTCTGAATTATCCATGAGTGCACTTGCATTAACTGATCATGGCGTGATGTATGGAGCGCTTCCTTTTTATAAATCATGCTTAAAAAATAATATAAAACCGATCATTGGTTGTGAGGTGTATTTCACTGCCGAATCTCTGCATGAAAAAAAATCTAGAAAAGAGAGTCCGATATACCATCTGATTCTGCTATGTAAAAATGAAAAAGGTTATCAAAATCTAATGAAAATTTGTTCTATTGCACATCTCAAAGGGCATCATTATAAACCAAGAATCGATGAGCAATATTTAAAACAACATGCAGAAGGGTTAATTTGTTTAAGCGCTTGTTTAGGAGGAGAAGTTTCACAACATTTACTTCATGAAGAGTGGGATAAAGCCCAAAAAGCAGCCAAACGTTATCATAGTATTTTTGGAGAAGATTTTTACTTAGAGCTTCAGGACCATGGGGTTTTTGAACAGAAAAAAGTGTTGAATAACATGATCAAACTAAGTCGTGAAATGGGTATACAATTAGTAGCTACAAATGATGTTCACTATATTAAACAAGAGGACTATTCTGTACAGGATGTTCTAATTTGTATTGGCACTGGTAAAACTTTAGAGGACTCACACAGAATGAAGTTTCAAACAGATCAGCTTTATTTAAAAAGTCAGTCTGAGATGAATGATTTATTTTCATTCGTACCTGAAGCGATCCATAATACAAAAGTCATAGAAAACAAGTGCAATCTACAATTAGAATTAGGAGCGTCTATTTTACCCCAATATGCACCAATACCAGAGGGGTTTAACTCATATACTTATTTAAACATGCTTTGTGAAGAAGGTTTACTAAGAAGGTATAAAGGGCTGCAAGCGTGGGAGAATCAATCCTTTCAGGCAAAAGTTAAAGAAAGACTAGATTATGAACTTCGTGTCATTCAAAAGATGGGATATTCCGATTATTTTTTAATCGTTTGGGACTTTATTCGTTTTGCACATGAAAAAAACATTATGACTGGTCCTGGAAGAGGTTCTTCTGCTGGCAGTTTAGTCGCCTATGTATTAAATATTACGAATGTCGATCCAATTCGTTACCAGTTATTATTTGAAAGGTTTTTAAATCCAGAAAGAATTTCCATGCCAGATATTGATATTGATTTTAGTGATGAACGCCGTGAAGAAGTCATTGAATATGTCGTACAAAAATATGGTTCAGAACATGTTGCCCAAATTATCACTTTCGGTACAATGGCCGCTAAAGCAGCTGTAAGGGATGTCGGTAGAGTACTAAACTTTCCTTATCAAGAAGTAGATAAAACAGCCAAAATGATTCCAAATCAGCTTGGAATCACTATTGATAAAGCAATCTCTTATAATCCTGATTTAAAGAGTGTCTATGAAAGAAACGAGAAAATTACCGAACTTTTAAATATGGCCTCTAAAGTAGAAGGATTTCCTAGACATGTTTCTACTCATGCAGCAGGAGTTGTCATATCTAAAGAACCATTAACAAACTACGTTCCTCTACAAGAAGGAACGGATTTAATTCCTCTAACTCAATATCCTATGGAACAGTTAGAATCCATTGGTTTATTAAAGATGGATTTTTTAGGACTACGAACGTTATCTATTATAGAAAGAACACTTGATTGGATAAAACAACAGTTTGATGTAGATATAGATTTAGAAAAATTAAATGTAAATGATGCAACAACATATGAGATGTTAAGCAAAGGAGAAACAACAGGTATTTTTCAACTAGAATCATCAGGCGTACGTCGTGTTCTAAAAGAATTAAAACCATCAGAATTTGAGGATATTATTTCTGTACTAGCCCTATATCGTCCTGGACCAATGGAGTTTATCCCTAAATATATTCAAGGTAAACATAAGCAAATTAAAGTAGAATACCCACACTCCTCTCTTAAAACCATACTATCAGACACATATGGTATTATCGTGTATCAAGAACAGATTATGCAAATTGCATCAAAGATGGCAGGATTTAGTCTGGGTGAAGCGGATCTTCTTAGACGAGCCGTATCTAAAAAGAAAAGGGAAGAGTTAATTAAACAACGTGAGGTTTTTGTAACAGGAAGCATAAATGAAGGATATGCAGAAACAGAAGCTAATAAAGTTTATGATATGATTGTTCGATTTGCGGATTATGGATTTCCAAGAGCACATGCAACTGCTTACGGTGTATTAGCATTTCAAACGGCTTTTTTAAAGGCACATTATCCTGTACAGTTTATGTCTGCCATGTTAACTTCTGTAATTGGAAATCAGGGGAAACTAGCTGAGTATATAGATGAATGCAGAAGAATGAACATCAAAGTATTGCCACCAGATGTAAATGAAAGTGATATTTTGTTTACACCTGTTACTAAGAAAAACTCAAATGATCAATGGAAGGGTAAGATTCGATTCGGATTGGCTGCAATTAAAAATGTAGGAACAACGGCAATGAAATCCATTATTAATGAAAGACAAATTTCGCCGTTTGAAGATTTGTTGGATTTTTGTAAAAAAGTGGACTTAAAAGCATGCAATACACGGGTTATAGAATCACTTGTATTAAGTGGAGCTTTTGATTTTCTTCCAGGTCATCGTGCTCAGTTACTTGCCATGTTGGATGAAACAGTGGATGCTGCAATGAAATGGAAAAAAGAAAGAGAGGATTTACAAATTCATCTATTCGGATTAACTGAGGAAATGAACTGGACAATAGAATATCCAGATGTTCTAGCTTTTACAGAAACACAAAGGTTAGAGCAAGAAAGAGAAATGTTAGGTTTTTTCGTTTCTGGACATCCACTTGACGCATTTCAAGAGAAGATCGCCAAATTAAATACGGATGAGATACATCTACTAGGTGAGATAAAGGAAAATACCAATGCTAAAGTAGTAGGTATGATTACATCTTTTAGAATGATTTTAACAAAGAAAGGTCAACAGATGGCTTTTATGGAATTAGAGGATCGTATCGCTAAAATAGAAGCAGTTATTTTCCCTGAAACGTGGAAAAAATATGGGAAAAACATTGAAAAAGGGAATATTGTGTATCTAGAAGGAAAAATACAACATCAAGATGAAGGTGTAAAAATCTTAGCACAGTGTGTTTTTTCAATAAATGACATTAATCAACAAATTGTTATCAAAGAAAGTCCAAAACAGGAGTACTCTGAGAAAAAGAAAAAAAATAAACTGAATAATAAGCAACAAGTATACATTAAGATTATGGAAATGAATCAAAGTGTTGAAAAATTAGTGAAGCTAAAAAAAATGTTGAAAAATCATTCAGGCCCTCTAGAGGTCATATTATTTTATGAACAAACCCATAAGGTTGTAGCATTAAATGAATCATTTAATATAAAACCTTCACAAGAGCTTTTTACAGCTATCGAAGCATTCTTAGGAAAGGGAACAGTAAAAGTGAGATAA
- a CDS encoding glutamate decarboxylase has translation MWTVIYIAPTEKMAERLKDNLTTEGFFVKIKSSGLSKNQFEILVPEGEVEEVQEVLGTLLHK, from the coding sequence ATGTGGACAGTAATTTATATTGCACCTACTGAAAAAATGGCAGAGCGATTAAAGGATAACCTGACAACCGAAGGTTTTTTTGTGAAAATTAAATCAAGCGGACTATCCAAAAATCAATTTGAAATATTGGTCCCTGAGGGAGAAGTAGAAGAAGTACAGGAGGTATTAGGCACCCTGCTTCACAAATAA
- the accD gene encoding acetyl-CoA carboxylase, carboxyltransferase subunit beta, which yields MFKDLFNKKRKYAIIPSENSKRDNIPEGLMNKCPECGTIQFNKELEKNLKVCSGCGYHFRLNAKERFQITLDDGRLFEYDSDMISEDPLDFPGYKEKIAKHQEKTGSKDAVITGEGTIGGFPVVVAGMSFEFFGGSMGSVVGEKVTRAIETAMNKNYPLLIFSTSGGARMEESILSLMQMAKTSAAIQKFSDQGGLYISIITDPTFGGVPASFAMLGDYIIAEPGAASGFTGRRVIEQTIRQKLPETFQTAEFNLKHGQLDKVVSRDQMKNTLIKLLDLHLTKEETEYGE from the coding sequence GTGTTTAAAGATCTATTTAATAAAAAAAGAAAATATGCAATCATTCCTTCTGAAAACTCCAAACGAGACAATATTCCAGAGGGATTAATGAACAAATGTCCAGAATGTGGGACGATTCAATTTAATAAAGAGTTAGAAAAAAATTTAAAAGTTTGCTCAGGTTGTGGTTATCATTTTAGATTAAATGCCAAAGAAAGATTTCAAATCACATTGGATGATGGAAGATTATTTGAATATGACAGTGATATGATTTCTGAAGATCCATTAGATTTTCCAGGTTATAAAGAGAAAATAGCTAAACATCAAGAAAAAACAGGTTCAAAGGATGCAGTCATTACAGGAGAAGGAACGATAGGAGGATTTCCTGTCGTAGTGGCAGGGATGAGCTTTGAGTTTTTTGGCGGTAGCATGGGATCTGTTGTAGGTGAAAAAGTGACTAGAGCCATTGAAACAGCAATGAATAAAAACTATCCATTGCTTATTTTTTCTACATCTGGTGGAGCTAGAATGGAAGAAAGTATCCTAAGTTTAATGCAAATGGCTAAAACAAGCGCAGCAATCCAAAAATTTAGTGATCAAGGTGGATTATATATTTCCATTATTACAGATCCTACTTTTGGGGGCGTTCCTGCCAGTTTTGCAATGTTAGGAGATTATATTATTGCAGAACCAGGTGCTGCTTCTGGATTTACTGGCAGACGAGTGATTGAGCAAACCATTAGACAAAAATTGCCAGAAACATTCCAAACTGCGGAATTTAATTTAAAGCATGGGCAACTGGACAAAGTTGTTTCACGCGATCAAATGAAAAACACGTTAATTAAATTATTGGATTTACATTTAACAAAGGAGGAAACCGAATATGGCGAATGA